The region GACCCAGACTTATTCTTTCCTCAAAGCTCGGGTGATCGCAATTCCAAATCCGGTTGATGTTGAATCATTCGCACGTCCGGAAGGGTTTGACCGTAACCCGCTTCTTGCGCGATTGGGTTTACCGGTTTATTCGCGCGTGCTGTGCTTCGCGGCGCTGGGTGATTTTTCCCGCAAGGGGCTTGGAGTGCTGCTGGAAGCTTTGTCTGGGATAAGCGATCTATCGGTAAGGTTGCTGGTAGTGGGTGGGAATGCAGGGGAAATTGCCGAGTTCAACGAGATTGCCAGAAAACTGAACGTGTCACAGCGGGTTGCATTTGCCGGTTACCAGAGCGATGTTAGGCAGTATTTGTGGGCATCCGATCTGTTTGTGTTGCCTTCCTTGTACGAAACTTTTGCGCTGGTGGTCATGCAGGCCATGGCTGCAGGTGTACCTGCCATCGTGACCCGTTTGCACGGTGTCGAAGACTATGCGGTGCAGGGCGAGAATGCCTGGTTTGTTGAACGCAATCCCGATGCAGTGCGTGCGGCGATCGTCACTGTGTTAAGCGACGAAAAACTGCTGCAATCGGCTCGAATTACCGCCAGCCAGACGGTGGCCCGCTATGACAAGGCGCCTTTCGTGGAAGCTTGGCGCAAGTGCATGCGCGAGGCAATCGCTGCCAAGTTAAATGATGGGATGTCAGATTCAGTTAAAACTCCGGTTCAACTCCAGACGCAAATGCAAAACAAGATCTAAATCGCACAATGCTTATGAAATCATCCGGCGCTTGCCGCGTTGCCATCGTCACCAATATCCCCGCACCCTACCGGTTGCCGGTATATGAGGTTTTGGCCGCCGATCCGCAGATTGAGCTGAAGGTGTTTTTTTGCAGTGGACGCGAGCCCGATCGTAGCTGGGACTTGCGCGAGGCACGTTTTGATCAGGTGTATCTGCGCGAACGATTCATCAGCTACCGTGGTCGCTTCATCCATTTCAATCCTGACGTATGGAGTGAGTTGGATTCGTATCGCCCGGAGGTGGTGATCACCACCGGATTCAACCCCACGCATCTGTTCGCCTATTTGTATGCGCGCACGTTTGGTCTCAAGCATGTCGCCATGACTGACGGGACATTGAAGTCGGAAGAAAAACTTTCGGGTATCCATCGCTGGATCAGGCGCAGGGTGTTCTCCGGTACGCAAGCTTTCATTGGGGCAAGCGATGGCGCTTTTGATCTTTACCGGTCATATGATATTGGCGAGGATCGGATTTTCAAGTCGCATTTGTGCGCCAACAACGCTGCATTTTTTGCCGCATCGGACATCGAAAAAAAATACGATTTCATTTTCTGCGGCCGCTTCGTGGACGTGAAGAATCCATTGTTTGTGCTCGAAGTGGCACGGCAGGTGGCTCGTTACCTGGAACGCAGAATCGTTGTGGCCTTTGTAGGCTCGGGAGAAATGGAAGCCGGAATGCGGGCCCTGGCTGCGACGATGTCGGCAGAGGTAGAGGCTATTTTTACCGGCTTTGCCCGTCAGGATGAGCTGCCAACATTATACGGCGCTGCCCGGATTTTCATGTTCCCGACGCAATGGGATCCTTGGGGGGTAGTGGCGAACGAGGCCTGTGCCTCCGGTTTGCCTGTACTGGTAACGCCTTTTGCCGGAGCGGCAGGGGAACTGGTGCGGAATGGACAAAATGGCTATGTGCTTCCACTCGAACCGGCTTCCTGGGTAAATGCGTCTGCCAATCTGCTGACTGACGACGATCTGTATGCAAGGTTCTCGCAACGCAGCTGCGAACTGGTCGGCGAGTACAGCTACGAAAATGCAGCACTTGGAATCAGGAATGCTGCGCTCGCAGCAGCCGGTCGGAGAATGCACACATGAGAGTGCAGCACTACTTGGCGGGTTGTCTGGTGAATGGGTATAAATCTTCTGTGACAATGCCATGCGTATCCTGATTGCGCACAATGCCTATCAGCAAAAAGGCGGAGAAGATGGCGTCGTGGCATCGGAACTGCAGTTACTGAGCAGCCGAGGCGTTGAAGTTGCAGTGTATTCCCGCCATAACGACGATATTGTGGGGATGTCGCGGCTCGCACTGGCCGGACAAACCGTCTGGTCTTCGCGTACCGAAGCGGACATAGCAAAGCGGGTGGCCGATTTTCGCCCTGATGTGATCCATGCCCACAACACTTTTCCGCTCATATCTCCTTCCCTTTATCTGTCGGCAGGCAAGGCGGGCGTGCCGGTGGTGCAAACATTGCACAATTTCCGGCTGTTTTGTCCGCAGGCGATGTTATTGCGCAACGGCAAGGTGTGCGAGGACTGTTTGGGAAAATTGCCCTGGCGCGGTGTGGTGCGAGGGTGTTATCGCGGTTCCAGGGCGCAATCGGCAGTGATCGGTGGCATGCAGGTATTGCACCGGGCGCTTGGTACTTATCGCAACAAGGTGACGAGATATATTGCACTCAATGAATTCTGCCGCAATAAGTTTATCGAGGGTGGGCTGCCGGCGAAACGGA is a window of Sideroxydans sp. CL21 DNA encoding:
- a CDS encoding glycosyltransferase family 4 protein, whose translation is MEALKVQFQQSTGAKPWIAVFDLKVTKNSPAGSCVLAEVLGLADEFDITVFSDAFDNDNTGRVRWVRVPLPGKPGILRYVFFNLLAPRALRKHIAQRGTPPVLIQATQGQFIGADICYAHFCHRSYLEHQWQFQKARGLRRLVRWITHQYNATTERLSFLKAAQVVTPSQGLVRELTQTYSFLKARVIAIPNPVDVESFARPEGFDRNPLLARLGLPVYSRVLCFAALGDFSRKGLGVLLEALSGISDLSVRLLVVGGNAGEIAEFNEIARKLNVSQRVAFAGYQSDVRQYLWASDLFVLPSLYETFALVVMQAMAAGVPAIVTRLHGVEDYAVQGENAWFVERNPDAVRAAIVTVLSDEKLLQSARITASQTVARYDKAPFVEAWRKCMREAIAAKLNDGMSDSVKTPVQLQTQMQNKI
- a CDS encoding glycosyltransferase encodes the protein MRILIAHNAYQQKGGEDGVVASELQLLSSRGVEVAVYSRHNDDIVGMSRLALAGQTVWSSRTEADIAKRVADFRPDVIHAHNTFPLISPSLYLSAGKAGVPVVQTLHNFRLFCPQAMLLRNGKVCEDCLGKLPWRGVVRGCYRGSRAQSAVIGGMQVLHRALGTYRNKVTRYIALNEFCRNKFIEGGLPAKRIVVKPNFVDVPAGVEETRLGGLFVGRLSAEKGIDVLMHAMGHVPRYPLKVIGSGPEESLLGSHANVHGLGFMSRDQIFSHMRQAAYLLMPSIWYENFPLTLVEAFACGLPVIASRMGAMAELIEEGKTGLLFEPGSAVDLANKIKWAEANPEAMIKMGKHARQEYEAKYTSERNFVQLMGIYAEAISA
- a CDS encoding glycosyltransferase — its product is MKSSGACRVAIVTNIPAPYRLPVYEVLAADPQIELKVFFCSGREPDRSWDLREARFDQVYLRERFISYRGRFIHFNPDVWSELDSYRPEVVITTGFNPTHLFAYLYARTFGLKHVAMTDGTLKSEEKLSGIHRWIRRRVFSGTQAFIGASDGAFDLYRSYDIGEDRIFKSHLCANNAAFFAASDIEKKYDFIFCGRFVDVKNPLFVLEVARQVARYLERRIVVAFVGSGEMEAGMRALAATMSAEVEAIFTGFARQDELPTLYGAARIFMFPTQWDPWGVVANEACASGLPVLVTPFAGAAGELVRNGQNGYVLPLEPASWVNASANLLTDDDLYARFSQRSCELVGEYSYENAALGIRNAALAAAGRRMHT